One window of the Magnolia sinica isolate HGM2019 chromosome 19, MsV1, whole genome shotgun sequence genome contains the following:
- the LOC131235288 gene encoding uncharacterized protein LOC131235288: MMNVLALGLLISSIAAAGIWSPNPQHQHHPQENDNVILREGHRVIVVEYEIEGIQKPISVSSSESSPLPQNLENPLGLVEEAKEKFKEAASVLTNLGQGVSPPVHSSKEKICDAYGACKERVSGIFSKAKEKLADGILKAESVGKDVVHSGEIVTQRVKDVAGDVAHGSEAIVEKAKDGIGSVVDSSETFVEKAKRAGENLAEKSKSFGEELKRNSNDVTKTTLEEVKGKAKEAQEMAENVVDEVKSKVKGKGKEAQEMAENVVDEVKSVGEKSKSMVSDTLHKQHQNLTDIVRRGRNAAYNAAAYALSADSLTLLMSVVHLIVFAVAYGVCVWMTFVSSYVLARVLSRQQFGVVQSKIYPVYFRMMAYGVGLSLLSYFFSRGRRVGDGLAKMLECYNLLVSLGLVLANMFYLEPRATKVMYERLKLEKEEGKGGDISDMVVEPVVTADTTTTTTAGSAGNVGVNATMFTATATATATTPGRAAQQEVVKLRAVKLSRRLKNLNAYSSFLNIMTLMSLTWHVVHLGKCLHMSC, from the exons ATGATGAACGTTTTGGCTCTCGGCCTTCTCATATCATCGATAGCAGCAGCAGGCATTTGGTCTCCGAACCCGCAGCACCAGCACCACCCGCAGGAGAACGACAACGTCATCCTCAGAGAAGGGCACAGAGTGATAGTGGTGGAGTATGAGATAGAAGGTATTCAAAAACCCATCTCAGTTTCCTCATCGGAATCATCACCTCTGCCCCAAAATCTCGAAAACCCTCTTGGGTTAGTAGAAGAAGCCAAGGAGAAGTTCAAAGAAGCTGCTTCCGTGCTTACAAATCTTGGCCAAGGAGTTTCACCGCCCGTCCACAGCTCTAAAGAGAAGATTTGCGATGCCTATGGCGCATGCAAGGAGAGAGTTTCAGGGATCTTTAGCAAGGCTAAAGAGAAGCTTGCTGACGGAATATTGAAAGCTGAAAGTGTTGGGAAAGATGTAGTCCACAGTGGCGAGATTGTCACACAGAGAGTGAAAGATGTGGCTGGTGATGTAGCCCATGGTAGTGAGGCCATCGTGGAGAAGGCGAAGGATGGAATTGGAAGTGTAGTCGATAGCAGTGAGACCTTTGTGGAGAAAGCAAAACGTGCTGGAGAAAACTTGGCCGAGAAGTCGAAGAGCTTTGGAGAAGAACTGAAAAGGAACTCCAACGATGTTACGAAGACGACTCTTGAAGAAGTAAAGGGTAAAGCAAAAGAAGCCCAAGAAATGGCAGAAAATGTGGTTGATGAGGTGAAAAGCAAAgtaaagggtaaaggaaaggaAGCCCAAGAAATGGCAGAAAATGTGGTTGATGAGGTGAAGAGCGTTGGTGAGAAATCAAAGAGCATGGTCAGTGACACCCTTCATAAGCAGCACCAGAATCTAACGGATATAGTTAGACGAGGCCGAAATGCTGCCTATAACGCGGCCGCATATGCGCTCTCAGCCGACTCGTTGACGTTGTTGatgagtgtggtccacctcattgTGTTTGCGGTTGCGTATGGAGTGTGTGTGTGGATGACTTTTGTGTCTAGCTATGTGTTGGCAAGGGTGCTGTCTAGGCAGCAATTTGGAGTGGTCCAGAGCAAGATCTACCCTGTTTATTTCAGGATGATGGCATACGGTGTTGGATTATCTcttctttcttacttcttcagTCGAGGACGTCGTGTTGGGGATGGCCTGGCCAAGATGTTGGAGTGTTACAATCTGCTTGTGTCACTTGGGCTTGTTCTTGCAAACATGTTTTATTTGGAGCCTCGAGCAACGAAG GTTATGTATGAAAGATTGAAActggagaaggaagaaggaaaaggtgGGGACATATCTGACATGGTGGTTGAGCCAGTTGTAACGGCTGATACTACTACCACTACTACAGCTGGGTCAGCCGGTAATGTAGGTGTGAATGCCACCATGTTCACGGCGACAGCCACTGCCACAGCCACTACTCCTGGCCGGGCCGCACAGCAGGAGGTAGTAAAGCTTCGTGCTGTAAAACTAAGTAGGCGATTGAAAAACCTCAACGCCTACTCTTCCTTCCTCAATATCATGACTCTCATGAGTCTCACATGGCACGTCGTCCACCTGGGTAAGTGCTTGCATATGAGCTGCTGA